Proteins encoded in a region of the Zunongwangia endophytica genome:
- a CDS encoding LacI family DNA-binding transcriptional regulator, with protein sequence MSKKKNKVVTIYDIANQLNYSPSTISRALKNHKSIGKNTTKKIQETAKQLGYRPNSLAASLRNNRSNNIGILIARINRPFIASLISGIENSARAAGYNVLISQSDDNYKNEVANAKALYDSRVCGIVASLSMETKNVDHFKQFLEQDIPVVFVDRVPSDLNSYRVIIDNYSAAYKATEHLIRQGCKRIAHFAGSQHVNVYKLRKNGYIDALKAHDITPDKDLLIYMNTLSFEEGKDATSKLLNMKNPPDGIFSSNDTAAVSAIMQAKEKGIKIPEELAVIGFNDDPLASIVEPSLSTVSHPAMKMGELSIKRILEHSDKKMEKGVSEITILDTEVIVRASSKRLK encoded by the coding sequence ATGAGCAAAAAGAAAAATAAAGTTGTTACCATTTACGACATCGCCAATCAATTGAACTATTCTCCTAGCACAATTTCCAGAGCACTTAAAAATCATAAAAGTATAGGAAAAAATACTACGAAAAAAATACAGGAGACTGCTAAACAACTTGGGTATCGTCCCAATTCTTTAGCCGCAAGCCTTAGAAATAACAGGAGTAATAATATTGGAATATTAATCGCGAGAATTAACCGACCTTTTATTGCCTCGTTAATTAGCGGTATAGAAAACTCAGCTCGAGCTGCAGGATATAATGTTCTTATTAGCCAGTCTGATGACAATTATAAAAATGAAGTAGCTAATGCTAAAGCTCTTTATGATAGTCGTGTTTGTGGAATTGTAGCCTCACTTAGTATGGAGACTAAAAATGTTGATCATTTTAAACAGTTTTTAGAACAGGATATTCCCGTTGTTTTTGTAGATCGTGTACCTTCAGATCTTAATAGTTATCGGGTAATTATCGATAATTATTCCGCTGCTTATAAAGCTACTGAACATTTGATTCGACAGGGATGTAAAAGAATCGCACATTTTGCAGGATCGCAACATGTTAATGTTTATAAATTACGAAAAAATGGTTATATCGATGCATTAAAAGCTCACGATATAACTCCTGATAAAGACTTACTGATTTATATGAATACATTGAGTTTTGAAGAAGGTAAAGACGCGACTTCTAAACTCCTTAATATGAAAAATCCTCCAGACGGTATTTTTTCTTCTAATGATACCGCAGCAGTAAGTGCTATAATGCAGGCCAAAGAAAAGGGCATTAAAATCCCTGAAGAATTAGCTGTTATAGGATTTAACGACGATCCTTTAGCCTCTATTGTAGAACCTTCACTTTCAACAGTTTCCCATCCTGCTATGAAAATGGGAGAGTTATCTATAAAACGTATTTTAGAACATTCCGATAAAAAAATGGAAAAAGGTGTTTCTGAAATTACAATACTGGATACCGAAGTTATAGTAAGAGCTTCTAGCAAGCGATTAAAATAG
- a CDS encoding TRAP transporter large permease translates to MEIFILALSFIILVGIRVPVAWSIGIASLITLLFSIDSLPAVATIAQRMVTGLDSFSLLAIPFFILAGHLMNSGGIAKRLIVFAKSLVGSLPGGLAHVNIVAAMLFGAIAGSAGAAAAAIGSFMSSKMEEEGYTKEYGVAVNVTSATTGLLIPPSNIFIIYSLASGGVSIGALFLAGYIPGILTGLILMIIALIWAKRKGFPTAKRASVSEVLKSFLDALPSLMLLLVIIGGIVGGIFTATEASSVAVVYCLILGLIYKELSLDKLKGILIKSAETIALVMILIALSIAMSWVMSYADIPEQVTSALLGYSDNPIVVMIMINLILLVIGIFMDMTPAVLIFTPIFLPVVAALGIDPVHFGVIMVLNLCIGLCTPPVGSVLFIGVGVANTSIKKVIKPLMPLFVGMLISLALVILFPKLSLWLPELFGL, encoded by the coding sequence ATGGAAATATTTATACTTGCTCTTAGTTTTATTATTCTCGTAGGCATAAGAGTTCCTGTTGCCTGGAGTATAGGTATTGCCTCTTTAATAACTCTGCTTTTTAGTATTGATTCTTTGCCCGCAGTGGCTACTATAGCCCAGCGTATGGTTACTGGTTTGGATAGTTTTTCATTATTAGCTATTCCGTTTTTTATTTTGGCAGGTCACTTAATGAATAGCGGTGGGATTGCTAAGCGTCTCATTGTTTTTGCAAAGTCATTAGTTGGTAGTTTACCTGGCGGTTTGGCTCATGTTAATATTGTAGCGGCCATGCTGTTTGGCGCTATTGCTGGTTCAGCCGGTGCAGCTGCGGCAGCAATTGGAAGTTTTATGAGTTCTAAAATGGAAGAAGAAGGATATACCAAAGAATATGGTGTGGCCGTAAATGTAACCTCAGCCACCACGGGATTATTGATTCCACCCAGTAATATTTTTATAATCTATTCTTTAGCCAGTGGAGGAGTGAGCATAGGAGCATTATTTTTAGCAGGTTATATTCCTGGGATTTTAACGGGTTTGATCTTGATGATCATTGCTTTAATTTGGGCAAAACGAAAAGGTTTTCCTACCGCTAAACGCGCTTCGGTTAGTGAGGTATTAAAAAGTTTTTTGGATGCCTTGCCAAGTTTGATGTTATTGTTAGTGATTATAGGCGGAATAGTTGGTGGGATTTTTACGGCAACGGAAGCCTCTTCTGTAGCGGTGGTTTATTGTTTAATTCTTGGTTTGATCTATAAGGAATTAAGTTTAGATAAATTAAAAGGAATATTAATAAAATCAGCCGAAACCATTGCATTGGTCATGATCCTTATTGCTTTGAGTATAGCCATGTCTTGGGTAATGTCTTATGCAGATATTCCAGAGCAGGTAACTTCAGCATTATTAGGATATAGTGATAATCCCATTGTAGTGATGATTATGATTAATTTGATTCTACTGGTGATAGGGATTTTTATGGACATGACACCCGCTGTTTTAATTTTTACACCTATTTTTTTACCGGTAGTGGCAGCGTTAGGAATAGATCCGGTTCATTTTGGGGTAATTATGGTATTAAATTTATGTATTGGCTTATGTACGCCACCGGTAGGATCGGTTTTATTTATAGGGGTAGGAGTGGCCAATACCAGTATCAAAAAAGTGATTAAGCCTTTGATGCCCTTGTTTGTAGGGATGTTAATCTCTTTAGCGCTAGTGATTTTATTCCCGAAGTTAAGCTTGTGGTTACCCGAGTTATTTGGTCTTTAA
- a CDS encoding TRAP transporter small permease, with protein sequence MKKLDFYLGWIIVVLLSAMLITVLWGVGARYIMDSPSSWTEELARFLLIWVSMLGAAYVSGRKGHIIIDLWPEKMIKKYCKLMDVTVSLLIVLFVFAIFIVGGLRYIYVSFKLWQTSAALEIPMGYIYLILPITGFCILFYRIGFLIKDLKR encoded by the coding sequence ATGAAGAAACTTGATTTTTATCTGGGCTGGATCATTGTTGTATTATTAAGCGCAATGCTTATTACTGTTTTATGGGGAGTAGGCGCGCGTTATATAATGGATAGCCCAAGTTCATGGACTGAAGAACTTGCTAGGTTTCTTCTCATTTGGGTAAGCATGTTAGGCGCGGCTTATGTTTCAGGAAGAAAGGGACATATTATTATTGATTTATGGCCTGAGAAGATGATTAAGAAATACTGTAAGCTTATGGATGTAACCGTTAGTTTGCTGATTGTTTTATTTGTGTTCGCTATTTTTATAGTAGGTGGTCTGCGATATATCTATGTTTCTTTTAAACTTTGGCAAACCTCAGCAGCTTTAGAAATTCCTATGGGATATATCTATCTTATCTTGCCAATCACAGGCTTTTGCATACTTTTTTACCGGATAGGTTTTCTAATTAAAGATTTAAAACGATAA
- a CDS encoding TRAP transporter substrate-binding protein, with amino-acid sequence MIKRLFFVFGLLFLLGCNVNSSVKELKLAHSLSNNHPVHKAMQYFAERVAFHSEGKMKIKIYSSSQLGSERECLELLQLGSLAMTKVSSAVMENFSPKLKVFGYPYLFESKEQRYALYDSDLGKELLADGEKYWLHGLTYFDAGSRSFYTKDTPITVPSDLKGLKVRVMQSPTAIKLVSALGGSPTPVSWGELYTSLQQGVVDAAENNLPSFYSSKHYEICKNLCLDEHSSLPDIVVMSSIIYSELSEEEKQVLSISAQEAALEQRKLWEIAEKESLEAVTEAGVKVTRPDIKVFKKESKQIITDLQSEDPDLYELIQEIKEIQP; translated from the coding sequence ATGATTAAACGATTGTTTTTTGTTTTCGGATTGTTATTCCTATTGGGATGTAATGTAAATTCTTCAGTAAAAGAATTAAAGCTCGCACATAGTCTAAGTAATAATCATCCGGTGCATAAAGCAATGCAATATTTTGCTGAAAGAGTGGCTTTTCATTCCGAAGGCAAAATGAAAATAAAGATTTATTCCAGTAGTCAGTTAGGATCAGAGCGTGAATGTTTAGAATTACTGCAATTGGGAAGTCTAGCCATGACAAAAGTTTCTTCAGCAGTCATGGAAAATTTTTCCCCAAAATTGAAGGTTTTTGGCTATCCTTATTTGTTTGAATCAAAAGAACAACGTTATGCTTTATACGATAGTGATTTAGGAAAAGAGCTTTTGGCTGATGGGGAAAAATACTGGTTGCATGGATTAACTTATTTTGATGCTGGTAGCCGTAGCTTTTATACCAAGGATACTCCAATTACAGTACCTTCAGACTTAAAAGGATTAAAAGTGAGGGTAATGCAAAGTCCAACAGCCATTAAGCTGGTTAGTGCTCTTGGAGGATCACCAACGCCGGTTTCTTGGGGAGAACTGTATACTTCTTTACAGCAGGGAGTTGTTGACGCAGCTGAAAATAATTTACCTAGTTTTTACTCTTCCAAGCATTACGAAATTTGTAAGAATTTATGTCTGGACGAACATAGTTCGTTGCCTGATATTGTGGTCATGAGCTCGATCATTTATTCAGAATTGTCTGAAGAAGAAAAGCAGGTACTTAGCATAAGCGCCCAGGAAGCAGCGCTTGAACAGCGCAAATTATGGGAAATAGCCGAAAAAGAATCTCTTGAAGCTGTCACCGAGGCAGGAGTGAAAGTTACTCGACCGGATATTAAAGTATTCAAAAAAGAAAGTAAGCAGATTATTACCGATCTGCAATCTGAAGATCCCGATTTGTATGAATTAATCCAGGAAATAAAAGAGATACAACCATGA